The following DNA comes from Hordeum vulgare subsp. vulgare chromosome 3H, MorexV3_pseudomolecules_assembly, whole genome shotgun sequence.
tgcagcaaaaatgacgctggttgcaacatatttagacgaaaaatgttgcatccattgaccAGAAAAGCGCGCGGGtggaaaaaatgttgcaaggaCCCGCGCGCGCGAGGGGATGACCGGCGCGCGGGTGGGAAACGATTCCCAAGAATGATTGGGGCTTTGACTCGAACTCAGGTCCTCTCATTCCTACATCTTCTCTGCTAACCACTAGTCCTAGAAGCTAATAGTAATCAACTGAACCTCAAAAATATTTAAGAATACTCTAGCCACGTAGTTCCAAAATCTGAAAGTTCAcatatttttaaaaagttcacgaTTGTTTTCTTAAAAAAGCCTCACGTATTCGAAAAACAAAATCACGAAATTGAAAATTCATTAATTTGAGAATAAAATttcacaaattttcaaaaaaatctcTAATTTAAGAAAAGTTTGTAAGTTTGAAAAACGTTAACAGATTTGAAAATGTTCACAAGATCCACATAAGTTCACCAAATTGTTAAAAAAATTCAAGAATCTTTAAAAAGTTCCATCAAattcgaaaaaagttcatcaattttgaaaaaagttcaacgGATTTCAAAACAAGTTCATTGATATTTTTTTTTTAAGTTCATCGAATCTGCAACAGTTTTAtcaatttaaaaaaagttcagtgtattttcaaaaaagtttatcattttttataaatattttgaaCAAAAACTTGGAAAAGGTTCATTGGATTCGAAAAAGGTTCACCGAATTTTGAAAATTTCATCAAGTTTAAAAATAGTTCACCATTTCGTAAAAAGTTCACAAATTCAaaggaaaaaaatcatcaatgttggaaaaagttcattggtttttctaaaaaaagttcattgtatttgaaaaagtttgtcaaatttGAAAGAAGTTCACTGAACTAGGAAAgagttcatcaaattttaaaaattgtGGATGGATTAAAAAATAAACGACTAAGAAAGAAGgaaaattaaaaagaaaataaaaacaaaaacagaaaacagataaaaggaaaaatgaaaaaagaagaaACAATGATAAGGTAAAAATGACGTATGTTGACACATCAAGGAATGTGGTTACCACTCTTCGCACCGAGCTAGGAGATCCTGGGTTCGAATCCTACTCCTTTCCAATATTTGAATGAACAGACAGACGTAAATGGGCTAACCGGCGCCTGCAGCATTAAATAGGAAATGCCGAAATGACGAATAGGAGGTCCCAAAAAACTGTGTGTGCCTGTGCTAGATTGGGTCAGGCGCATGTCTGCCTCGCGCACTAGGCTTGGCCCATCATCGGTGTGCTTGAGACGAGGAAGTCTTAAGCGAGACATAGAGGCTCTCACGAAGTATAGCATTGTGGACTGGAGTAGAATATAGTTCTTTTAAGCTAAGCCTAACCCCCTTTATGGCCCAATACATATATAAACACTACACACTCTGTGCCGGCCTACATGCACTGACCCGAACTTGTACTCGATCTGGTCATGGCCCACAAAATTGGATCATTCTACGTTCGATTCTCCTTTTCTGCTGAAAAAAATGCAAGACAATAGAGCATTTTTTAGGAAGCAATACCACTATATATGTTGTCATTGCAACAATCTATTATATTAAGAGCATCTACACCCGGACCCCTCATACATGTCTCAAACGCCTCGACAGGCCGTCCGACCAGTGATCGGTCACAAAAACGCGACCCAACCGAACCTCTTAAATCCGTCTCAAACGCCCGAGCTGACCGGCACTGCTCATATCCGGCCCAAATATAGGGCTGATATGGGGCGGTCCGGTCACACCGGGTGTGTCTGCCCGGTAAGCCCGGTCCAACACTGACCCCACCGTTGTCCCACAAAATCCCCACTTTGGCCGCCTCGTTCCGAACTCTAGCTCACTCTCTCTCGCTCtgtcccctcctccccctcttcgaGTATGATCCCATCGTGTCCAATGTCGATCTCCGACAGCCGCTCCGGCTCCGACGGTCGCTCCGGCTCCAACGGCTCGGACATCGACCCCGAGGAGTTGGCCCTCCGCATCGCCTTGGAGCGCGGTCCAAGGTGGAGACGGCCGGAAGCTCCGGATCTAGCGCTTAGCCACTGGTCCCGCGTCGACGGATCTATGACATCGAAGCGGGACCCTCCCGGCACGCGAGCAGCTCCGTCGGGACTGCGTCCGCACCTGCCCTGCGTGCTGCCCTTTCCCCGCCGGCCGCTCCTCCACGCGGGCATCATTGGGTCCTAGTACCCGCACCATTGGCCTGCACGGGCACTCCGGAATCGGAGGCGCGCACCGCCCACCGTGAGAGGCAGCGGGCAAGGGAGAGGGAAACAAAGCAGTCTGTGCGCCACCGTCGCGAGATGCCGGCTGAGCCCGAcaaggacgaacgcctcctcgcatGGGTGTACCTCGGGTCCCTCACGACGGCAGAGACGagtgttcgacaccttcgtcagaAGAACGCCAAGGCGTTTCAGCTTGCTATTGAGCAGTCGGAGCGCGAAGCGAAGGAGCTAGCGGAGGAGAAGGCTCGACTCGCCAAGATGAAGCGGGAGCAGTACAGGGCCGTCCGTCGGATGAATGGCCTCATCGTCTTCTTGGACTCGGACTctgacgacggcaacaacgacacctCGCCCTTTGACCCTCCGCCAGCCACGAACGGCTACAACTGCGTCGACGACCCACAGGGCAAAGGGCCAGCAAGGAAGTGGtgatctgcccccccccccctctacgcattatttatatactccctccgtcccaaaattcttgtcttattgtctaaaaatggatgtatctaagtaCTAAAACATAACTAGATGCATTCATATCTATACAaatgtaagacaagaattttgggacggagggagtagtttttagTTGTAGTAACGTAAGAAATTTGTCCGATGAACTTGAGATGATCTTGTGGCTGATGTTTGATGTCCGTTTGAAgttgattttgtgtttgtgcgttTTTGATTTTGTTGTCCTATGTTTTTTCACGTACAATAGCTCAACGTTGCGTGGGTAGTACGGATATGGGTGTCGGATATAAGACAAGCGGATGTGAAAAGGAAAATATGAAACGCGTCTGGCCAGTGTACGAGACGCGACCGTTTGAGGGGTTAGATTTGCAAGTTACGACTATAGATGCTCTAAATACTATCTTTCCTGGTTAAAAAGACACTTAAGGCCCCTCCCCACTTCACCTATGTCTTCGGTTTTGCCGATTCTTCTCATTGATTTTTCTTAAAAGACACCTCAACTGTCTCATGTATTTTTATAGCTTAGCAAATAAAATTATGTTTTCGTTGGTATGTCTATAGGTGCTAGTTTAATTGACAGTCGATATATTAGCAGTTATGGCGAAGCCACAAGTTCAAAGTTATGATCTCAATTCATAATTGTGACCAAATACGTGTgtttatatgattttttttctttcttgatttctacttataTGTGTTGCTTTTGCACAAATACTGTATAGTCAACTGACTACACAGAACACATGTGGAGTCGTCATTGTGTAATCACACTTACACACTATCAATAAAATGACGggtaaatcatgatgagtgcgtgCAAAATATTTATGCCTCGTTGCAACACCAACCATTATCTAATAGTAGTAGTTAAGAAACAATATCCCTGGTCCTCAAAAGGTTCTCCCTTTGCGGCAGCAAGCACAACTTGGTCAGTAACTTGTCAACTCTCAGAGCCATTCATGCATCATCACCtgattaattattatttttaacgCAATCACCTGATTAATTAATAACTGGTGAGGGTATATCCGTACACATGCAGCTCAGCTAATTAGCCACTAGCTGCGGTTGACATCACTTGCATAGCTTGTGGGGCATCACTTTGCTTTCAGCACAAGGAAGTGGTTAATTAATCACTTATTTGAGCTAAGTACCAATCCAACGTGTGCTTTTGCTTCGTCTTAGGAAGCAGGTTATGGAGCTGTCTCGTTGATACCTAGCTACTTGGCACTTGCAGTGGTCAAACACTTGGTAGAAAACATTTTTTAATTTTGAGCGTGTTCATTCTGATGGATCGAGATAGCTTGACCCCTTCAAGTTATATGTAATAATGCACATCGATTGTACAAGCAAAAGGCCGATTTAATATACTCATGGCATTATATTACTCCGTTGCATTACGTGAGAGAATTCTCAATGATGAGTGCCATGCATGCACAAGgtgaaaaaacaacaaaaacaatgaagcgTGCATGGTTGATCAAGGTATCAGTTTACCATCCCATTGTTTTTTTTATCTACCGGTGGTCTACGAATTCATATGTGCTAGTATTCAGTTGGTATAACCATAATCAGCGAAAAATTCGATGGGGCATCATGTATCCGCAGCTTAGTTATACGCATACATACGTAAAATATTCAACCCATGCTACAAAAAATACTTTTATCCATGTGGCAATCTTGCATTGCTCCATATATAATTTCTCAAATAAATTGCTAAGATATATTTAATTATTAGATACACGCATGCCTATATGGTTGTTTAATTACCTTTCACAACATTTAGTTACTTTTTGTCAATAACATTTAACAAATGTACAACTTGTACTAGTAAGTACGTACAACAAACAAAATGTAGATATATTGTTACCGCGACGCATCGCTCATAGGAGTGGACACGAAATAGATAGTGATATTGGGCATTGCTATTTTCTCCTTATTGAATTAATATCACAATTGATTCGTGTGTACAAAATATGAGCATGACGCCGAGCAGTTGAGTGGCCCCAATGTGAATTTATTTCTAACACCACCTACACCCCAAATCTAATGTTGTTATTCATGACCAAGTAATCTTATTATTTATGTGCCTCGTGAGTTTGCTCTTCATATTCGGGTTTGCATTTGTGCAAATGTGAGCTTCATTATCTTCATGTATGTAGATCCGGGTTCCCTCTGCTATGATACCAATTGTAGGAAACCTACTATGTGATGGCTTTGATACCCATAATACTTGAGAACCTTCACACTCTCAAATAATGGGGATAACTCGATCTTTTATTCACAACCACTAATAGAAAAACTACTTTACGTGAGATACATTAGTCCCTGTTTGTAAACGGACGGGCACTAATGTGACCATTAGTGCCGGTTTAAACGGCTAGGGAGGCGCGCATCATTAGTCATGATTCGTGTTGAACCTCTAGTaccggttcgtgacacgaaccgggactaatggagtGGTGACAGGCTGGTGTCTGCCTGCTTCAACTCATGATACTTGGTACAAACTTTATTGGTGTCTACCTGCCATTCTCATTCATAGCGGGTCCTACTACTACCTTGGTTCTCTTTCTACCTTGCTTAGTTTGGTTTATCTTAGGAGGGGAGTCCATCCCTATCTAGAGTTGCACATGACCATTAGATTGATGGCAGGTGGCAACCATCCAAAACCAATGCAGTCATTGCTCTCTGAATAACCTAGAAAACACCCTACAAATATCTTATATCTAGTGTTCTCTTTAATTTGCCACATAATTTATTCAAACATTTGTTCTAGAACCACCGAGAGAAATAACAACTCATGTGTATTAATATCCAAATGATCTAGAAGTTTCTTATCTTTGAGATGAATAACTTCTCTAGTATCCTCCATGGCAAATATCTTGACGTTCTCGATTCTTAGAAATATCTTCAGTGACCCAAGTATGCATTGCATATTATCAACAATAGGAAATCGATAGAGTATCTCAAGAATGTAAACAACTATCGGCTATGGCATGTCACCGTATGAGGCCAAATGGTGTGCATATGTCAACATAGGGAGGATATCTAGTGGCCAAGCACTCCCGGTGCTGCCAATGCACAAAATCACCATTCTATTACTTTCTTTTTTCTTAAAATGTTAAGTGAGTCAATAAGATATGTTTGTACAATGTGTGAAATTTTGAAATCAATTCAACCTACATATGATGGagaagcaaaaataaataaataaataaatagaaatTCAGCCATGATGGTGTTTGTATTTTGATTTTTTATAATATTCATAGTTGGATTTATCTTTTTCGAGTAAGATGTTTTTATCCTCTATCTACATACTCCCCCTGTTCCAAAATAATTGTCTTAATCTTGTACTAATCTtagtataaaattatactaaTTTTGAGATACTTATTTTGTGACGGAGGAAGTGGAATTTTGTGGTGCCGACCTCTTAGGTGGGACACACACATGCTTCCATCGATGTCCATGCATAGGATGATGGGAATATCAGCATCTGTCATTTTTTTTCTAACTGTTTTTACTTCTTCCTTTTTCCAACTAGCTTAGCCTATCAATTGCTTGTTCGTGTACATACTTGTGTGTCTCTCTCGATAAACTTGTCGTTCCTTGGGTGCGATGACTTCGCAAGGAATCCAACCTTTCTACCAGTAAAAAAAAAAAAGACAAGCCATTGCTCTCCTCTTTATTTTAAAGTACATGCACTTCAATTATGCACGTCTCTTCCCCCTAACACGAGCATGCATTATAAGTTGCTACTATTCTATAAGCTCCAATTGATTCATCCAAAGTCCAAGATTTGGTTACAATAAATAAGGAAAGTAATTTTAAACTAATACGAATTTTATTCAATGAATGTTCACAATTTACATCCTAGTTCACCctacatatacatacatatacacaCAAGTTAAACATGCATCTACAATCAGTTCTACCTATCTTGTGACATAATtgtgttcttcttctactccggCCTATAATATCTTACACTAATCAATTAACTTTACACAATATACGGTACTAATTTAGCCTGATCTACAAATTATGCATGAGTAATATCCCCCTCGATCCATTGATCGACCGGCATCAATAGTGAATAATTGATTAATATGTCTGCAGTCAAATCGCTAGCTAGCTTTCTCCTAGCCCTAATTATCAAGGTAGCATGCATGGATCATATCCTGTCCTGCTGGGAAGGCTGGTCTGGCCCAAATATGGAGAAGCCGCCGTTCATCATCGTCATGGACCCATCGCTACCCAACCACCTCTTGGAAGCGTGCAACGACGACATTTCACCATCGTTATTGCTGTCCGCCGTCGCCTGCCTCTTCCGCGCCGTGCTGGCCTCGCCGTCGCTGGCCCCAGCAGTGGTGCCGAGGAAGAACTGGCCGACGGAGGTTGCAATCTCCGGCTGTGGCGGCGGCATGCTGTCGAAGAGCTCCGAGACGGCTGAGTAGTCCACGAGGTAGTCGGAGATGGACGGGTTCCTCGGCagcatccgggaggaggaggaggtgtcctcttgctgctgatgttgctgctgctgctgctgctgctggtggtggtggtggccgtgGCCGAGGCCGAGGGTGGCGTCcatggacgacggcgacggcgacggctcgTAGAAGGGCGACAGCTGCTGCGGGTTGGGCTTCTTGTAGATCCTGCACAGCACCCAATCATCCAGCTGCACGCACACAAGAAGGTGAATCAGTGCCACACACGTGTGTGCATGTATGTTGCAACAAACGGTCGCTTGCTAAGCTTGACAGGTAGTTGGTGCTGGTTAGCTAGTAGGTTGTGGCTTGTAAGGTAATAGTGCAAGTCTCTTTCTTAGGGAAGGAAGATCCCAGCGGTGAAAGAAACTATAGCTAATAGGACGGACAGTGGCTTCCTAGCTCATTGACCAGGTTAGTTGCTTGCTCGAGCTCAACTCACTGACATCCACGCACACGCAACTAATAAGAAGAGAACAAAAGATTCCTAGCTAGCTCCAACGAGATGCCTTCCTCGTTAATTTGCAGCCGCAGAAAACATGCATATGCATGTGTGATCAATCAAGAAGAAATAATAAAGCATGAAATTACCGAGTACAACAAGATGATGGAGAGAGCCatcgcaaaaaaagaaaaaaagaaagatgatGGAGAAAGAGTTGTGCATGCATGCGTACCCTCATGGAGGACGAGGCCTTGAACCGCGTGGGGGGCCGGTATGtgtgcgcggcggcggcggcggcggcgtgggcgtcggcgaggcggtacTCGTGCATGATCCAGTTCGTCTTGTGCCCCTTGGGCGGACGGCCCTGGTAGAACACGAGCGCCTTCTTGACGCCGACCATCTCGCCGCCGGGCACGCCGCCGGCCGTGATGGGCTTGTCGGTGCCGGTGGCCTTCCAGTAGCCCGACCCGGCGGCGCGGTTGGGGCGGACGCCGTTGGGGTACTTGCGGTCGCGGGGGCTGAAGAAGTACCACTCGTCGTTGTCGCCCTCGAACACCGCGCGGGACGGCAGCTCCCACGGGTCCAGCTTGTAGATGTCCACCTCCGCGATGACGGCCGCCGGGCACGGCGCCGCGGCCGCGCGCCTGCGGAGGTAGTGCACGATCAGCTCCTCGTCCGTCGGGTAGAACCGGAACCCCGGCGGCAGCCCCGTGCCCGCCGGCGCCGGGAGCGACGTCGGCCTCGTCTGCAGCTCGATCGTCATCACACACACCCGATCGAACGCTCGGTCAGGGGCTCAAGGCGGcgagggaagggaagggaaggtGGGTCGAGAGTCGAGACGGAGGAGAACTGAAATTTTCGGAGGTGGAGGCGACGGGTGCGGTTATAAAGGCGCCGAGGTGCTCCGGCGCATGGCAGGCTCTTGTAATTCTTGGCCGCCGGTGACGAGAGGGATGATGATTGCAAGGGCCCTGCCGTACGTGCGCGTCCATCCATATCACGTCATCGGCGCTCGCAGGCTCACGTACTTGGCCAGAATCTtcaatttgttggaatattttctctcttttttgtgccATGTGAGAACGAGAGAGTGGGGGAAAATATATCCGAAAAAGACATTAGCAGAATGAATGGATGAAAATTGTGCAAATGATTGGAGAAGTTGGATATTCG
Coding sequences within:
- the LOC123439382 gene encoding NAC domain-containing protein 2-like, which encodes MTIELQTRPTSLPAPAGTGLPPGFRFYPTDEELIVHYLRRRAAAAPCPAAVIAEVDIYKLDPWELPSRAVFEGDNDEWYFFSPRDRKYPNGVRPNRAAGSGYWKATGTDKPITAGGVPGGEMVGVKKALVFYQGRPPKGHKTNWIMHEYRLADAHAAAAAAAHTYRPPTRFKASSSMRLDDWVLCRIYKKPNPQQLSPFYEPSPSPSSMDATLGLGHGHHHHQQQQQQQQHQQQEDTSSSSRMLPRNPSISDYLVDYSAVSELFDSMPPPQPEIATSVGQFFLGTTAGASDGEASTARKRQATADSNNDGEMSSLHASKRWLGSDGSMTMMNGGFSIFGPDQPSQQDRI